One genomic window of Streptomyces sp. WP-1 includes the following:
- a CDS encoding roadblock/LC7 domain-containing protein, with translation MHGDDQTRDQPAAPAAPAAPAAPAAPAAPAAPAAPAAPAAPAGTPGTDLGWLLDDLVARTDHVRQAVLLTADGLALSSSEGMPRQDIEHLAAVCSGFHGLARSAGQRFAAGRVRQTMVMLDEAYLFITPAGHGSRLAVLSEANTDVGQLAHEMALLVRRLGSHLDAAARATP, from the coding sequence CGCCGCGCCCGCCGCGCCCGCCGCGCCCGCCGCGCCCGCCGCGCCCGCCGCGCCCGCCGCGCCCGCCGCGCCCGCCGCGCCCGCCGCGCCCGCCGGAACACCCGGCACGGACCTCGGCTGGCTGCTGGACGACCTCGTGGCGCGCACCGACCACGTCCGCCAGGCCGTGCTGCTCACCGCCGACGGCCTCGCGCTGAGCAGCTCCGAGGGCATGCCCCGGCAGGACATCGAGCACCTGGCCGCCGTCTGCTCCGGCTTCCACGGCCTCGCCCGTTCCGCGGGGCAGCGGTTCGCCGCGGGCAGGGTGCGCCAGACCATGGTGATGCTGGACGAGGCCTACCTGTTCATCACCCCGGCAGGGCACGGCAGCCGCCTCGCCGTACTCAGCGAGGCCAACACCGACGTCGGCCAACTCGCCCACGAGATGGCCCTGTTGGTCCGCCGTCTCGGCAGTCATCTGGACGCGGCGGCCCGTGCCACCCCATGA